The Pedobacter roseus genome contains a region encoding:
- a CDS encoding rod shape-determining protein MreD, producing the protein MNSRIIIVNVIRWFLLLFVQIFLLKNMGFYDLSTPFIYVLFLLLLPFGIPNIVLYLLAFVTGLTLDAFYDTMGVHATACVVLAFVRISFISISLNRDAIDDPEPSLSYMGFQWFSLYAFLCVIAHHLVLFFLETFKLTEIGYTLMRCGLSCIFTLLIILLVEFIFYRRTPR; encoded by the coding sequence ATGAATAGTAGAATCATAATTGTAAATGTGATCAGGTGGTTTTTGCTACTTTTTGTGCAGATATTCCTGCTCAAGAATATGGGTTTTTACGACCTTTCTACGCCATTTATCTACGTATTATTTTTACTCCTGCTCCCTTTTGGTATTCCCAATATCGTATTGTATTTATTGGCTTTTGTAACCGGATTAACCCTCGATGCCTTTTATGATACCATGGGCGTACATGCTACGGCCTGTGTGGTACTGGCTTTTGTAAGGATTTCTTTTATTTCGATCAGTTTAAACCGCGACGCAATTGACGACCCCGAACCTTCTTTAAGTTATATGGGTTTTCAATGGTTTTCACTTTATGCTTTTCTTTGCGTTATTGCACACCACCTGGTGCTGTTCTTTTTAGAAACATTTAAGCTAACCGAAATTGGTTATACCTTAATGAGATGCGGTTTAAGTTGTATCTTTACACTGCTTATTATTTTATTGGTAGAGTTTATATTCTATAGAAGAACACCACGTTAA
- the mreC gene encoding rod shape-determining protein MreC, with translation MRNLWIFISRYNAFFLFIIFFTIGLYLTVKNNSYQRSVTLNSTNEVVGTAYERLNVFKRYLNLGMVNDSLAAENAKLKSKLLSLTTVDTAKDVKVVDTLTNQDYTYLAAKVIKNSITLRNNIMTINKGSVDGIKAGMAVIAPQKGVVGFIRDVSEHLATIQSLLHKDTKISVTLKKNNALGSLVWGDGNFDVKKAFIKEVPNHIKMYVGDTVVTSGFASFPKGILVGRISKPNVATNDNFLSGELNLFTDFSTLQYVYVVKYKKAEEQKALEGIAKPNE, from the coding sequence ATGCGTAACCTTTGGATTTTCATCAGCAGATACAACGCATTTTTCCTGTTTATCATTTTTTTTACCATTGGGCTTTACCTAACGGTGAAGAACAACTCCTATCAGCGTAGCGTAACCTTAAACTCTACCAATGAGGTAGTGGGTACGGCTTACGAGAGGTTAAATGTTTTTAAGCGCTATTTAAACCTTGGAATGGTAAACGATAGCCTTGCTGCAGAAAATGCCAAGCTTAAAAGTAAGCTATTAAGCTTAACCACTGTTGATACCGCTAAAGATGTTAAGGTTGTTGACACCCTCACCAATCAGGATTACACTTACCTTGCCGCTAAAGTGATTAAAAACTCCATCACTTTGCGTAATAACATCATGACGATTAATAAAGGGAGCGTTGACGGCATTAAAGCCGGAATGGCCGTTATTGCACCGCAAAAAGGTGTGGTTGGCTTTATCCGCGATGTTTCTGAACACCTGGCAACCATCCAATCGCTATTACATAAAGACACCAAAATAAGTGTGACTTTGAAAAAGAATAACGCTTTGGGCTCACTGGTTTGGGGCGATGGCAATTTCGACGTTAAAAAGGCATTTATCAAGGAAGTACCCAACCACATTAAAATGTATGTGGGCGATACGGTAGTGACGTCTGGTTTTGCATCATTTCCGAAAGGAATTTTGGTGGGCAGGATCAGCAAGCCAAATGTAGCCACCAATGATAATTTCTTATCAGGCGAGTTGAATTTATTTACAGATTTTAGCACATTGCAATATGTATATGTGGTTAAATATAAAAAGGCTGAAGAGCAAAAAGCTTTAGAAGGCATCGCTAAACCGAATGAATAG
- a CDS encoding rod shape-determining protein: MGLFNWFTQEVAIDLGTANTLIIHNDKVVVDEPSIVAFDRTTNKVIAIGRQAMQMEGKTHDNIKTVRPLKDGVIADFNAAEAMIKGMIRMLNGGKGWMFPSLRMVICIPSGITEVEKRAVRDSAEIAGAKEVYLIHEPMAAAVGIGIDVEEPMGNMIIDIGGGTTEIAVIALSGIVCDQSIRVAGDNFDSDIVNYIRRQHNIMIGDRTAEKIKIEVGAALPELQDAPADFAVQGRDLMTGVPKQITVSYTEIAHCLDKSISKIEEAILKALEITPPELSADIYQTGIYLTGGGALLRGLDKRVAAKTKLPVHVAEDPLRAVVRGTGIALKNIGGYKFLMQ; encoded by the coding sequence ATGGGATTATTTAACTGGTTTACGCAAGAAGTTGCCATCGATTTAGGCACTGCGAATACCCTGATTATACATAACGACAAAGTAGTTGTAGATGAGCCATCTATCGTTGCTTTTGATCGTACTACAAACAAAGTCATTGCTATAGGTCGTCAGGCAATGCAAATGGAGGGTAAAACCCACGATAATATTAAAACCGTTCGTCCACTAAAGGATGGAGTAATTGCCGATTTCAACGCCGCTGAGGCGATGATTAAGGGTATGATCCGTATGCTTAATGGCGGTAAAGGATGGATGTTCCCTTCTTTACGTATGGTAATCTGTATTCCTTCTGGTATTACAGAGGTAGAAAAACGTGCTGTGCGCGACTCTGCAGAGATTGCAGGCGCAAAAGAAGTTTACTTAATACACGAGCCAATGGCAGCTGCTGTAGGTATTGGTATTGATGTTGAAGAACCGATGGGCAACATGATTATCGATATAGGTGGTGGTACCACTGAAATTGCGGTTATCGCTTTATCTGGTATTGTTTGTGATCAATCGATCCGCGTGGCCGGAGATAACTTCGACTCTGATATCGTTAACTACATTCGCCGTCAGCATAATATTATGATCGGTGACCGTACTGCTGAGAAAATCAAGATCGAAGTGGGTGCAGCTTTACCTGAATTACAGGATGCTCCTGCTGATTTTGCTGTTCAGGGCCGTGATTTAATGACGGGTGTTCCAAAACAGATCACCGTTTCTTATACCGAAATTGCACACTGTTTAGATAAATCGATCTCTAAAATTGAAGAAGCGATTTTAAAAGCTTTAGAGATTACCCCACCAGAACTTTCTGCTGATATTTACCAAACCGGTATTTATTTAACAGGTGGTGGTGCGTTGTTAAGAGGTTTGGATAAACGTGTGGCTGCAAAAACAAAATTGCCTGTTCACGTTGCAGAAGATCCACTTCGTGCGGTAGTGCGCGGAACCGGAATCGCCCTTAAAAACATTGGCGGATATAAATTCTTAATGCAATAA
- the purH gene encoding bifunctional phosphoribosylaminoimidazolecarboxamide formyltransferase/IMP cyclohydrolase: MSQSIKIKNALISVYYKDGLEPLVKLLAAQGVQLFSTGGTEQFIKDLNLPVTAVEDLTGYPSILGGRVKTLHPKVFGGILNRRALAGDQEQIAEYEIPEIDLVIVDLYPFEETVKAGGTPEEIIEKIDIGGISLIRAAAKNFNDVVIIASKNDYPTLQAQLEAQNGETTLAQRKSFAKTAFHTSSHYDTAIFNYFNTEEPLDVFKQSVTEAKTLRYGENPHQGGVFYGDLDAMFTKLNGKELSYNNLVDVDAAVALIDEFEDPTFAILKHTNACGIASRPTVKQAWVDALACDPVSAFGGVLITNVEVNLETAEEINNLFFEVLIAPSYQPEAVELFSKKKNRVILQRNEVELSKKQFKTLLNGVIEQDKDLIIEGPEQMTTVTDKAPTEQELKDLFFANKIVKHTKSNTIVLVKDDVLIASGVGQTSRVDALRQAIEKAASFGFSVKGAAMASDAFFPFPDCVEIAAEAGITAVLQPGGSIKDADSVAKANEKGIAMVTTGVRHFKH, encoded by the coding sequence ATGAGTCAATCCATTAAAATCAAAAACGCTTTAATCTCAGTATATTATAAAGATGGTTTGGAGCCATTGGTAAAATTGTTAGCCGCGCAAGGTGTACAGTTATTTTCTACCGGTGGAACAGAACAATTTATTAAAGATTTAAATCTTCCGGTTACAGCGGTTGAAGATTTAACCGGTTACCCTTCTATTTTGGGCGGACGTGTTAAAACCTTACACCCAAAAGTATTCGGTGGAATTTTAAACCGCAGAGCGTTAGCAGGCGACCAGGAGCAGATTGCTGAATATGAGATCCCTGAAATTGATTTGGTGATTGTTGATTTATACCCTTTTGAAGAAACCGTAAAAGCAGGTGGAACACCGGAAGAAATTATCGAAAAAATCGATATCGGTGGTATTTCCCTAATCCGTGCTGCCGCGAAAAACTTTAACGATGTAGTAATTATTGCTTCTAAAAATGACTACCCTACTTTACAGGCACAGTTAGAAGCGCAAAATGGCGAAACTACTTTGGCACAGCGTAAATCGTTTGCTAAAACAGCTTTCCATACTTCTTCGCACTACGATACTGCAATTTTTAACTATTTTAATACAGAAGAACCACTTGATGTTTTTAAACAGAGTGTAACTGAAGCCAAAACGCTACGTTATGGCGAAAACCCTCACCAGGGTGGTGTATTTTATGGCGATTTAGATGCCATGTTTACCAAACTGAACGGTAAGGAGCTTTCGTATAATAACCTGGTTGATGTGGATGCAGCCGTTGCTTTGATCGACGAATTTGAAGATCCGACTTTTGCGATCTTAAAACATACAAATGCCTGCGGTATTGCTTCACGTCCGACCGTTAAACAAGCCTGGGTTGATGCTTTAGCATGCGACCCTGTTTCTGCTTTCGGTGGTGTATTGATTACCAATGTGGAAGTTAATCTTGAAACAGCAGAAGAAATTAACAACCTGTTTTTTGAAGTATTAATTGCACCTTCTTACCAGCCAGAAGCAGTAGAATTGTTCAGTAAAAAGAAAAACCGCGTGATTTTGCAACGTAATGAGGTTGAATTGAGCAAAAAACAATTTAAAACCTTATTAAATGGTGTAATTGAGCAGGATAAAGATTTAATTATCGAAGGTCCGGAGCAAATGACTACCGTTACCGATAAAGCACCAACCGAACAAGAACTGAAAGACTTATTCTTCGCCAATAAAATTGTAAAACATACCAAATCTAACACCATTGTTTTGGTTAAAGATGATGTACTGATTGCAAGCGGTGTTGGACAAACTTCACGTGTTGATGCGTTAAGACAAGCGATTGAAAAAGCTGCTTCTTTTGGTTTCAGCGTTAAAGGTGCTGCCATGGCTTCTGATGCTTTCTTCCCTTTCCCTGATTGTGTGGAAATTGCTGCCGAAGCCGGAATTACTGCGGTGTTACAACCAGGTGGATCGATTAAAGATGCTGATTCTGTAGCAAAAGCAAACGAAAAAGGTATTGCAATGGTAACTACCGGGGTAAGACACTTTAAACACTAA
- the purN gene encoding phosphoribosylglycinamide formyltransferase, translated as MKKRIAIFASGSGSNAQKLMEHFKRSNEIEISLVLTNNAEAYVLQRADNFEIPTHIFDKNEFYKTDEVVDLLKNLEIDFIVLAGFLWLIPKSLIHAYPGRIVNIHPAILPKFGGKGMYGDHVHNAVMAAGETEGGITIHYVDENYDEGEYIYQARYRIDKNDNLEMVKFKGQQLEHQHYPRIVETIVKKIKK; from the coding sequence GTGAAAAAACGAATAGCCATCTTTGCATCAGGTTCTGGTTCTAATGCCCAAAAACTGATGGAGCATTTTAAAAGAAGTAACGAAATTGAAATTTCTTTGGTGTTAACCAATAACGCCGAGGCTTATGTATTACAAAGAGCTGATAACTTCGAAATCCCTACCCATATTTTCGACAAAAACGAATTCTACAAAACCGATGAGGTTGTGGATCTGCTCAAAAATCTTGAAATCGATTTTATTGTACTGGCAGGCTTCCTTTGGTTAATTCCTAAAAGCCTGATCCACGCCTACCCTGGCCGGATTGTAAATATCCACCCTGCTATTCTCCCTAAGTTTGGCGGAAAGGGCATGTACGGCGATCATGTGCACAATGCGGTGATGGCTGCCGGTGAAACCGAAGGCGGTATCACGATCCATTATGTAGATGAAAACTATGATGAAGGTGAATACATTTACCAGGCCCGCTACAGAATTGATAAAAACGACAACCTGGAGATGGTAAAATTTAAAGGTCAGCAGTTAGAGCACCAGCATTATCCACGGATAGTAGAAACGATTGTTAAAAAGATAAAAAAGTAA
- the rpsT gene encoding 30S ribosomal protein S20, translating to MANHKSSLKRIRANATKRLRNRYQAKTTRTFIKRLRAAEDKKSASDLLPKVISMLDRLAKKNVIHKNKAANNKSKLTKFVNGLK from the coding sequence ATGGCAAATCATAAATCTTCATTAAAAAGAATTAGAGCAAACGCAACAAAACGTTTACGTAACAGATATCAGGCAAAAACTACACGTACCTTTATTAAAAGATTACGTGCTGCAGAAGATAAAAAATCTGCATCTGATTTATTGCCTAAAGTAATCTCTATGTTAGATCGTTTAGCTAAAAAGAATGTTATCCACAAAAACAAAGCGGCAAACAATAAATCGAAATTAACGAAATTCGTTAACGGTTTAAAATAA
- the radC gene encoding RadC family protein codes for MEQYEQKLGVKLWAEEDRPREKLLLHGRRHLTDAELIAILIGSGSKTETVVDLSKRILAFYDNSLTRLGKASIQDLSRFKGIGEAKALTIMAALELGLRRKETAEEDVTQITTSGDVYRYMHHTFANLNHEEFWILLLNRSNRIIGKFLISKGGQAGTIADPKIIFKTALENNAANIVLAHNHPSGSLKPSESDDKLTRDMVASGNLLTLFVVDHVIFANNRYYSYKDEDLI; via the coding sequence ATGGAACAATACGAACAGAAACTAGGCGTTAAACTGTGGGCTGAAGAAGACCGCCCGCGTGAAAAACTTTTGTTGCATGGCAGAAGGCATTTAACTGATGCTGAACTCATCGCAATTTTAATTGGTTCAGGAAGTAAAACCGAAACTGTTGTCGACCTCAGTAAAAGGATTCTGGCTTTTTACGATAACAGTTTAACCCGTTTGGGCAAAGCGTCTATCCAGGATCTTTCGAGGTTTAAAGGCATAGGCGAAGCCAAAGCCCTCACCATCATGGCTGCTCTGGAACTCGGCCTGCGACGGAAAGAAACCGCTGAAGAAGATGTTACTCAAATCACTACCTCTGGTGATGTTTACAGGTACATGCATCATACCTTTGCCAACCTCAACCACGAAGAATTCTGGATCCTGTTGCTCAACAGGTCTAACCGAATTATTGGGAAATTCCTGATCAGTAAAGGTGGACAGGCGGGTACCATAGCCGATCCGAAAATTATTTTTAAAACGGCTCTGGAGAATAATGCGGCAAATATTGTTCTGGCGCATAATCATCCTTCAGGAAGTTTAAAGCCAAGCGAAAGCGATGATAAACTCACCAGGGATATGGTGGCTTCTGGCAATCTGCTTACACTTTTTGTGGTAGACCATGTTATTTTTGCCAATAACCGATATTACAGTTACAAGGATGAAGATTTAATTTAA